One genomic window of Halorubrum hochsteinianum includes the following:
- the aroA gene encoding 3-phosphoshikimate 1-carboxyvinyltransferase, with amino-acid sequence MDVHVTRSELRGTARAPPSKSYTHRALLAAGYSEGATVESPLISADTRATARAVTGFGGAVGGIGEDDDGSDPDGDLGDADALAVEGFGGRPGVPEDVIDCANSGTTMRLVTAAAALADGTTVLTGDGSLRSRPQGPLLDALGDLGVRAESTRANGRAPLVVSGPLAGGEVAIPGDVSSQYVTALLMAGAVTDEGTEVDLTTALKSAPYVDITLELLADFGVEATPVDEAGDPLDGAAGAAGFSVPGGQTYEPAGGSYAVPGDFSSISYLLGAGAVATAEGETVRIEGARPSAQGDAAIVDIVEEMGAAVDWDREAGEIAVERAALSGVTVDVGDTPDLLPTIAALGAVADGDTRIENCEHVRYKETDRVSAMAEELEKLGAETTEEEDVLTVHGSESDLRGATVDGRADHRIVMALALAALAAEGTTTIRGAEHVDVSFPGFFETMGDLGMDVEQAD; translated from the coding sequence ATGGACGTACACGTCACGCGCTCGGAGCTCCGAGGGACCGCCCGCGCGCCGCCGTCGAAGAGCTACACCCACCGCGCGCTGCTCGCGGCCGGCTACAGCGAGGGCGCGACCGTCGAGTCGCCGCTGATCTCCGCCGACACGCGGGCCACGGCACGCGCCGTGACCGGGTTCGGCGGCGCGGTCGGTGGGATCGGCGAGGACGACGACGGGAGTGACCCCGACGGCGACCTCGGCGACGCCGACGCGCTCGCGGTCGAGGGGTTCGGCGGCCGACCGGGGGTCCCGGAGGACGTGATCGACTGCGCGAACTCGGGGACGACGATGCGGCTCGTCACCGCCGCGGCCGCGCTCGCGGACGGCACCACCGTCCTCACCGGCGACGGGTCGCTCCGGTCCCGGCCGCAGGGCCCCCTCCTCGACGCGCTCGGGGACCTCGGCGTGCGCGCGGAGTCGACGCGGGCGAACGGGCGGGCCCCGCTGGTAGTCTCCGGGCCGCTCGCGGGGGGCGAGGTGGCGATCCCGGGCGACGTCTCCTCGCAGTACGTCACGGCGCTGCTGATGGCCGGGGCCGTCACCGACGAGGGGACCGAGGTCGACCTCACGACGGCGCTGAAGTCCGCCCCGTACGTCGACATCACGCTGGAACTGCTCGCGGACTTCGGCGTCGAGGCGACCCCCGTCGACGAGGCCGGCGACCCCCTCGACGGGGCGGCGGGAGCCGCCGGCTTCTCGGTCCCGGGCGGGCAGACCTACGAGCCGGCGGGCGGCAGCTACGCGGTCCCCGGCGACTTCTCGTCCATCTCGTACCTCCTCGGGGCGGGGGCCGTGGCGACCGCGGAGGGCGAGACGGTCCGGATCGAGGGCGCGCGACCGAGCGCGCAGGGCGACGCGGCGATCGTCGACATCGTCGAGGAGATGGGCGCGGCGGTCGACTGGGACCGCGAGGCGGGCGAGATCGCGGTCGAGCGCGCCGCCCTCTCCGGCGTCACCGTCGACGTGGGCGACACGCCGGACCTCCTCCCGACGATCGCCGCGCTCGGCGCGGTCGCCGACGGCGACACCCGGATCGAGAACTGCGAGCACGTCCGCTACAAGGAGACCGACCGCGTGTCCGCGATGGCCGAGGAACTAGAGAAACTCGGCGCGGAGACGACCGAGGAGGAGGACGTGCTCACGGTCCACGGCTCCGAGAGCGACCTCCGCGGGGCGACCGTCGACGGGCGGGCCGACCACCGGATCGTGATGGCGCTCGCGCTCGCGGCGCTCGCCGCCGAGGGGACGACGACGATCCGCGGTGCCGAACACGTCGACGTCTCGTTCCCCGGCTTCTTCGAGACGATGGGCGACCTCGGGATGGACGTGGAGCAAGCGGACTGA
- a CDS encoding NAD(P)-dependent glycerol-1-phosphate dehydrogenase: protein MFEKTTWIKLPRNVLVGHDVLNDLGEAVGDLYLTGRPLIVTSPTPNEIAGDRVRAQFDDPATAVVEEASFAAVEELKETAEAVDPGYLIALGGGKPIDIAKMAADHLDVGFVSVPTVASHDGIVSGRSSIPEGDTRHSVAADPPLAVVADTTLIADAPWRLTTAGCADIISNYTAVKDWRLARRLRNVEYSEYAGALSEMTAELLVENADMIRPGLEESAWVVVKALVSSGVAMSIAGSSRPASGAEHLISHQLDRIAPGKALHGHQVGVASIMTEYLHSGENGRWNAIRDALAELDAPTTAAGLGIDDAELIAALTSAHEIRDRYTILQGGINEEAAIEVATATGVIDG, encoded by the coding sequence ATGTTCGAGAAGACGACGTGGATCAAGCTCCCGCGGAACGTCCTCGTGGGACACGACGTCCTCAACGACCTCGGAGAGGCGGTCGGCGACCTCTATCTCACGGGTCGACCGCTGATCGTGACCAGTCCGACGCCGAACGAAATCGCCGGCGACCGGGTGCGCGCGCAGTTCGACGACCCCGCGACCGCCGTCGTCGAGGAGGCCTCCTTCGCCGCCGTCGAGGAGCTGAAAGAGACCGCGGAGGCGGTCGACCCCGGCTACCTGATCGCCTTGGGCGGCGGGAAGCCGATCGACATCGCGAAGATGGCCGCCGACCACCTCGACGTCGGCTTCGTCTCCGTCCCGACGGTCGCCTCCCACGACGGCATCGTCTCCGGGCGCTCGTCGATCCCCGAGGGCGACACGCGCCACTCGGTCGCCGCCGACCCGCCGCTCGCGGTCGTCGCGGACACGACGCTGATCGCGGACGCGCCGTGGCGGCTCACCACCGCGGGCTGTGCGGACATCATCTCCAACTACACCGCCGTGAAGGACTGGCGGCTCGCCCGCCGGCTCCGGAACGTCGAGTACAGCGAGTACGCGGGCGCGCTCTCGGAGATGACCGCGGAGCTGCTCGTCGAGAACGCCGACATGATCCGGCCGGGGTTAGAGGAGTCGGCGTGGGTGGTAGTGAAGGCGCTCGTCTCCTCGGGCGTCGCGATGTCCATCGCCGGCTCCTCGCGGCCCGCCTCCGGCGCGGAACACCTCATATCCCACCAGCTCGACCGGATCGCGCCCGGAAAGGCGCTCCACGGCCACCAGGTCGGCGTCGCGTCGATCATGACCGAGTACCTCCACAGCGGCGAGAACGGCCGGTGGAACGCCATCCGCGACGCGCTCGCCGAGCTCGACGCGCCGACGACCGCGGCCGGACTCGGGATCGACGACGCGGAGCTGATCGCCGCCCTGACGAGCGCCCACGAGATCCGCGACCGGTACACCATCCTCCAGGGCGGGATCAACGAGGAGGCGGCGATCGAGGTCGCGACCGCGACGGGCGTCATCGACGGCTGA
- a CDS encoding LysE family translocator — protein MSTLVTLGAGVVFGLALAAPPGPMNAVIAEESVLRGRVAGVRAGLGAATADAIFFVLAYVGVVAVVESFPLVQGLMVAVGGVLMLYFAVGAAQGARESFRPTEGEEPIVAEGKGFRKALVLALTNPYQVLFWLTIGVGLLRPGELDVLSRLPVVGADLAGTLVVATGSPALIVGFFLGVLLWVTGFPTGLVAAERRIEAFAPVVAVGSAVVLAGFGVYFLYDAATTLSALAV, from the coding sequence GTGAGTACCCTCGTCACGCTCGGCGCGGGCGTCGTCTTCGGACTGGCGCTCGCGGCCCCGCCCGGCCCGATGAACGCGGTGATCGCCGAGGAGTCGGTCCTCCGCGGCCGCGTCGCCGGGGTCAGGGCCGGACTCGGGGCCGCCACCGCCGACGCGATCTTCTTCGTCCTCGCGTACGTCGGCGTCGTCGCGGTCGTGGAGTCGTTCCCGCTGGTACAGGGCCTCATGGTCGCGGTCGGCGGCGTCCTGATGCTGTACTTCGCCGTCGGCGCGGCGCAGGGGGCCCGGGAGTCCTTCCGCCCGACGGAGGGCGAGGAACCGATCGTCGCGGAGGGAAAGGGGTTCCGCAAGGCGCTGGTGCTCGCCCTGACGAACCCGTATCAGGTGCTGTTCTGGCTGACCATCGGCGTCGGCCTCCTCCGGCCCGGCGAACTCGACGTCCTCTCGCGGCTGCCGGTCGTCGGCGCGGACCTCGCCGGGACGCTCGTCGTCGCCACCGGGTCGCCCGCGCTCATCGTCGGCTTCTTCCTCGGCGTGTTGCTCTGGGTCACCGGGTTCCCGACCGGACTCGTCGCCGCTGAGCGCCGGATCGAGGCGTTCGCGCCGGTCGTCGCGGTCGGCTCGGCCGTCGTGCTCGCCGGGTTCGGCGTCTACTTCCTCTACGACGCGGCGACGACGCTCTCGGCGCTGGCCGTCTGA
- a CDS encoding DUF2103 domain-containing protein, whose product MNCRRCGTPIEKPGDYCLTCNTANADAVVAEFESDRAHLTILDEDAVVGQTTVTTRPEAGERLSEVQLRNFAGRVADEIRRKRPETVYAAGEREPLRETRAQLHHEFYRVPDGGAGGRREGADDDSDDDREDVSPVVAWVLDRRGDRSLAVVETPPREKIGGSHSTLIGDRKGRKAVQTVAEHPHVKKIVPGPIDAGGTGSRTGLRAKATRAGTNGNVRLLLRDGSSVQENRIVTTAMDRETGERVREDLNEALRDAELQDP is encoded by the coding sequence ATGAACTGCCGGCGGTGTGGCACCCCGATCGAGAAGCCGGGGGACTACTGTCTCACCTGTAACACCGCCAACGCCGACGCCGTCGTCGCCGAGTTCGAGAGCGACCGCGCGCACCTGACGATACTCGACGAGGACGCGGTCGTCGGCCAGACGACGGTCACCACGCGCCCGGAGGCGGGCGAGCGGCTGAGCGAGGTCCAACTCCGGAACTTCGCCGGCCGCGTCGCGGACGAAATCCGCCGGAAGCGCCCCGAGACCGTCTACGCCGCCGGCGAGCGTGAACCCCTCCGCGAGACGCGCGCGCAGCTCCACCACGAGTTCTACCGCGTCCCGGACGGCGGCGCGGGGGGTCGCCGAGAGGGCGCTGACGACGACAGCGACGACGACCGCGAGGACGTGAGCCCGGTCGTCGCGTGGGTCCTCGACCGGCGGGGCGACCGCTCGCTGGCGGTGGTCGAGACGCCGCCGAGGGAGAAGATCGGGGGGTCCCACTCGACGCTGATCGGCGACCGCAAGGGCCGGAAGGCCGTCCAGACCGTCGCGGAACACCCGCACGTCAAGAAGATCGTGCCGGGTCCCATCGACGCCGGCGGAACCGGGTCGCGGACGGGCCTCCGCGCGAAGGCGACGCGCGCCGGGACCAACGGGAACGTCCGACTCCTCCTGCGGGACGGCTCCAGCGTTCAGGAGAACCGGATCGTCACCACGGCGATGGACCGCGAGACCGGCGAGCGCGTCCGAGAAGACCTCAACGAGGCGCTCCGCGACGCGGAGCTTCAGGACCCGTAG
- a CDS encoding ArsA family ATPase, producing MDNIDVEPVDRVDEGGEESVDATGDDEALTVDEGVADLPAGVDAPDYVLYGGKGGVGKTTMAAATGLASAAGGVRTLVVSTDPAHSLSDTYETEIPAEPAQIREDVPLYAAEIDPDAAMEEGMFGADADPLGGLGEMGDAMGGMGGEGAADEPGEGLGGLLGGTMPGADEAAAMRQLLEYLDDPRFDRVVVDTAPTGHTLRLLQLPEIMDSMLGRVMKLRQRFSGMMDGIKGMFGGGDDEPDPSADLEALRERIERLRAVLRDPTKTDFRVVMIPEEMSVVESERLVARLDEFEIPVNTLVVNRVMEGVGDVTGGIGTAIDPDWVVEPNPDSCEFCARRWEVQQNALREATDLFRGREVKRVPLLANEVRGEAALRVVAACLN from the coding sequence ATGGACAACATCGACGTCGAGCCGGTCGACCGCGTCGACGAGGGCGGCGAGGAGAGCGTCGACGCGACCGGAGACGACGAAGCGCTCACCGTGGACGAGGGGGTCGCCGACCTCCCCGCGGGCGTCGACGCGCCAGACTACGTGCTGTACGGCGGGAAGGGCGGCGTCGGCAAGACGACGATGGCGGCCGCGACGGGGCTGGCCTCGGCCGCCGGCGGCGTCCGCACGCTCGTCGTCTCCACCGACCCCGCGCACTCGCTGTCCGACACCTACGAGACCGAGATTCCCGCCGAACCGGCGCAGATCCGCGAGGACGTGCCGCTGTACGCGGCCGAGATCGACCCCGACGCGGCGATGGAGGAGGGGATGTTCGGGGCCGACGCGGACCCTCTCGGCGGGCTGGGCGAGATGGGCGACGCGATGGGCGGCATGGGCGGCGAGGGGGCCGCGGACGAGCCCGGCGAGGGGCTCGGCGGCCTCCTCGGCGGGACGATGCCCGGCGCGGACGAGGCCGCGGCGATGCGACAGCTGCTGGAGTACCTCGACGACCCGCGGTTCGACCGCGTCGTCGTCGACACCGCACCGACCGGCCACACCCTCCGGCTGCTCCAGCTACCGGAGATCATGGACTCGATGCTCGGCCGCGTGATGAAGCTCCGCCAGCGCTTCTCCGGCATGATGGACGGGATCAAGGGGATGTTCGGCGGGGGCGACGACGAGCCGGACCCCTCGGCGGACCTCGAAGCGCTCCGCGAGCGCATCGAGCGCCTGCGGGCCGTTCTCCGCGACCCGACGAAGACCGACTTCCGCGTCGTGATGATCCCCGAGGAGATGAGCGTCGTCGAGTCCGAGCGGCTCGTCGCCCGCCTCGACGAGTTCGAGATTCCGGTGAACACGCTGGTCGTCAACCGCGTGATGGAGGGCGTCGGCGACGTGACCGGCGGGATCGGGACCGCGATCGACCCCGACTGGGTGGTCGAGCCGAACCCCGACAGCTGCGAGTTCTGCGCGCGGCGGTGGGAGGTCCAACAGAACGCGCTCCGCGAGGCGACAGACCTGTTCCGCGGCCGCGAAGTGAAGCGGGTCCCCCTGCTCGCGAACGAGGTGCGCGGGGAGGCCGCGCTGCGGGTGGTCGCCGCCTGCCTGAACTGA
- a CDS encoding M28 family peptidase, translated as MTDWIGETFTSDAGWNHLLDLVDLDDRMAGSAGEREALELTRDAFAAAGARNAEIEEFEIQGWERGDSAVRDAATGDPVAVGPNACIALPRSPSAEATGEFVDLAHGVPEDFEADLTGKVVMVSSDTPDSVDRFIHRREKYYRAVDAGAAAFVFANHVEGTLPPTGSVGTADDPVGDIPAVGVSKETGARLARRNEGDELTVAVDCETPAATSGNAVAELGPDTDEHLIVSSHVDAHDLAEGAMDNGAGTATIVEVARALAAREDELDLKVRFAAFGAEEVGLVGSSAAAEAADREAVRAVVNVDSNVFGRTLRVDHHDFDALADAAERVSDRFDHAISTGGELVPHSDHWPFVKRGIPGYMISGETEGRGRGWGHTHADTLDKLESRNLREQAILLTELVVDLADADASIPRRDTGEIAAALEDEGKATGMKLTGDWTF; from the coding sequence ATGACCGACTGGATCGGCGAGACGTTCACGAGCGACGCGGGTTGGAACCACCTCCTCGACTTGGTCGACCTCGACGACCGAATGGCCGGCTCGGCGGGCGAGCGCGAGGCGCTGGAGCTGACGCGGGACGCGTTCGCCGCCGCCGGGGCGCGGAACGCCGAGATCGAGGAGTTCGAGATCCAGGGCTGGGAGCGCGGCGACAGCGCGGTCCGGGACGCGGCGACCGGCGACCCGGTCGCGGTCGGCCCGAACGCCTGTATCGCGCTGCCGCGGAGCCCGAGCGCCGAGGCGACGGGGGAGTTCGTCGACCTCGCGCACGGCGTCCCAGAGGACTTCGAGGCCGACCTGACGGGGAAGGTCGTGATGGTCTCGTCGGACACCCCCGACTCCGTCGACCGGTTCATCCACCGCCGCGAGAAGTACTACCGCGCCGTCGACGCGGGCGCGGCCGCCTTCGTCTTCGCCAACCACGTCGAGGGGACGCTCCCGCCGACCGGAAGCGTCGGGACCGCGGACGACCCCGTCGGCGACATCCCCGCCGTCGGCGTCTCGAAGGAGACGGGCGCGCGGCTCGCACGCCGGAACGAGGGCGACGAGCTGACCGTCGCGGTCGACTGCGAGACCCCCGCGGCGACGAGCGGGAATGCCGTCGCCGAACTCGGGCCCGACACCGACGAGCACCTGATCGTCTCCTCGCACGTCGACGCCCACGACCTCGCGGAGGGCGCGATGGACAACGGCGCGGGCACGGCGACGATAGTCGAGGTCGCGCGGGCGCTCGCGGCCCGGGAAGACGAGCTCGACCTGAAGGTCCGGTTCGCCGCGTTCGGGGCCGAGGAGGTCGGCCTCGTCGGCTCGTCGGCGGCCGCCGAGGCGGCCGACCGGGAGGCGGTCCGCGCCGTCGTCAACGTCGACAGCAACGTGTTCGGCCGGACGCTGCGGGTCGACCACCACGACTTCGACGCGCTCGCGGACGCCGCGGAGCGGGTGAGCGACCGCTTCGATCACGCGATTTCGACCGGCGGAGAGCTGGTCCCCCACAGCGACCACTGGCCGTTCGTGAAGCGGGGGATCCCGGGGTACATGATCTCGGGCGAGACCGAGGGCCGCGGCCGCGGCTGGGGACACACCCACGCCGACACGCTCGACAAGCTGGAGTCGCGGAACCTCAGGGAGCAGGCGATCCTCCTGACGGAACTCGTCGTCGACCTCGCCGACGCCGACGCGTCGATCCCGCGCCGCGACACGGGCGAGATCGCCGCGGCGCTCGAAGACGAGGGGAAGGCGACCGGGATGAAGCTCACCGGCGACTGGACGTTTTAG
- a CDS encoding DUF420 domain-containing protein yields the protein MSTVSVRDRAAEHPTAITVLLTVVGYGAVGGVFLVPEFQALFPTLTRGTVDLLAHAIAAVNTVTVISLSLGWYWIRNDEVKKHAAAMTTSFVLILVFLGMYLPKVAGGGTKEFVLDSSYAWVPLWDWVYPAYLVMLAIHIVLSVVSVPVVLYAIVLGLTHSERELRNETPHRRVGRIAASAWILSLALGVVTYLLLNHLYDSTFAAAEAATVLLPAVPV from the coding sequence ATGTCCACCGTCAGCGTCCGCGACAGGGCCGCAGAACACCCCACCGCGATAACCGTCCTCCTCACCGTCGTCGGCTACGGGGCCGTCGGCGGCGTGTTCCTCGTCCCCGAGTTCCAAGCGCTGTTCCCGACGCTCACGCGGGGGACCGTCGACCTCCTCGCGCACGCCATCGCCGCCGTCAACACCGTCACCGTGATCTCCCTCTCGCTCGGCTGGTACTGGATCCGCAACGACGAGGTGAAGAAACACGCCGCGGCGATGACGACGTCGTTCGTCCTCATCCTCGTGTTCCTCGGCATGTACCTCCCGAAGGTCGCGGGCGGCGGCACCAAGGAGTTCGTGCTGGACTCGTCGTACGCGTGGGTCCCGCTGTGGGACTGGGTGTACCCGGCGTACCTGGTCATGCTCGCGATCCACATCGTCCTCTCCGTGGTGTCGGTGCCGGTCGTCCTCTACGCCATCGTCCTCGGGCTCACCCACTCGGAGCGGGAACTGCGGAACGAGACACCCCACCGCCGCGTCGGCCGGATCGCCGCGAGCGCGTGGATCCTCTCGCTCGCGCTCGGGGTCGTCACGTACCTCCTGTTGAACCACCTGTACGACTCGACGTTCGCCGCCGCCGAGGCCGCGACGGTCCTCCTGCCCGCCGTTCCGGTCTGA
- a CDS encoding DUF7313 family protein, whose protein sequence is MDPLQFLVPLGWLSAVGPVLPYAIFVMTVANLATRHLAHRRHVEQGQDADSVEAYDPHVFTNVGLVLLCFLFILDSPVSGTILSVLVLAMFIADLFELEARNVEARNDMDIEAPKSSIAASLVVLVWSSYYALFFVIEGIWNQFVVA, encoded by the coding sequence ATGGACCCACTGCAGTTCCTCGTTCCCCTCGGCTGGCTGTCGGCCGTCGGGCCGGTGCTGCCGTACGCGATCTTCGTGATGACCGTCGCGAACCTCGCGACGCGGCACCTCGCACACAGGCGGCACGTCGAACAGGGACAGGACGCCGACAGCGTGGAGGCGTACGACCCCCACGTGTTCACCAACGTCGGACTCGTTCTCCTGTGTTTCCTGTTCATCCTCGATTCGCCCGTCAGCGGGACGATCCTCTCGGTGCTCGTGCTCGCGATGTTCATCGCGGACCTCTTCGAGCTCGAGGCCCGGAACGTCGAGGCGCGCAACGACATGGATATTGAGGCTCCGAAAAGCTCTATCGCCGCCTCGCTCGTCGTGCTGGTGTGGTCGTCGTACTACGCGCTGTTCTTCGTCATCGAAGGGATCTGGAACCAGTTCGTCGTCGCCTGA